GCATTGCGTGACGCTGATATTGAACAATGTAATTTAGTATATGTTTCAAGTATTATCCCACCAAATTGTAAAATTATTTCTAAGGAAAAAGGCGTTCAATGCCTTCGTGCCGGTGAAATAACTTATGTTGTTATGTCCAGAAATTCCACCAATGAACCAAACAGATTAATTGG
This genomic stretch from Candidatus Thermoplasmatota archaeon harbors:
- a CDS encoding pyruvoyl-dependent arginine decarboxylase, coding for MVPKRVFFTKGVGRHKHELQSFELALRDADIEQCNLVYVSSIIPPNCKIISKEKGVQCLRAGEITYVVMSRNSTNEPNRLIG